A part of Anabas testudineus chromosome 7, fAnaTes1.2, whole genome shotgun sequence genomic DNA contains:
- the ddx20 gene encoding probable ATP-dependent RNA helicase DDX20: protein MAASVRKAAHDIDARKRTDDVLLSEGIDFSSLLLSRSVLDGLSAAGFQKPSPIQLKAIPLGRCGLDLIVQAKSGTGKTCVFCTVALDSLVLENPATQVLVLAPTREIAVQIHSVVMAIGCAMEGLECHVFIGGRPVSSDKSQLKKCHIAVGSPGRIKQLIELGMLSTTSIRLFVLDEADKLLEEGSFQEQINWIFSSLPANKQMLALSATYPESLAHHLTRYMREPTFVRLNPSDMGLKGLKQYYKLVQSHPLPHKVFEEKVQHLLELFSKIPFNQALVFSNLHTRAQHLADILSSKGLPAVCISGGLSQDQRLEAMSKLKQYQCRVLISTDLTSRGIDAEKVNLVINLDVPQDWETYMHRIGRAGRFGTQGLAVTYCCHGEEENKMMAIAQKCDLNLSPLPTSIEPGLMDEPCDWDVCTKASTPGPLSQVFSKREKKKRVKSELPVSDSIGDETFEPPRTYPASRREAHGEKNPKVSSVMDALPEGPTPQAVPTRKELQDALPKIPPLSSFKSCRSRFMTFEEAEQDFHSFITTGLGRSVEVIREFRGREDGDSIDQKGHRETVTLGDDGAQSLTQNKKRWKSNLPHPRSLSGSSVSSGSDMEESRQDDQAVESSNQMPPGDHQAITEPETEAGHMFSVPKPKASSTRSKVFTSSAPKIHQTSCGSSGRSLSQAESYESVPSFRQSGEPNRTASAQTSRNERRRKTVETKVSGKKLSERMKTEHSRGKDEEEDDDEKEEWSAETYWRDCYRAWNDYYASMCPFQEQGHQSYYSVAHNWMAAYRMNAVYMEELMKY from the exons ATGGCTGCCTCCGTGAGGAAAGCAGCTCACGACATAGACGCGAGAAAGCGGACGGACGATGTGCTCCTGTCGGAGGGAATCGACTTcagctccctgctgctgtcCCGGTCCGTGCTGGACGGTCTGTCCGCGGCGGGCTTCCAGAAACCGTCCCCGATCCAGCTCAAAGCCATCCCGCTGGGCCGCTGCGGACTCG ATTTGATTGTACAGGCCAAGTCTGGCACAGGGAAGACCTGCGTGTTCTGCACTGTCGCCCTGGACTCTCTGGTCCTGGAGAATCCTGCGACTCAG gttctTGTCCTGGCCCCAACACGTGAGATAGCAGTGCAGATCCACTCTGTGGTGATGGCCATCGGCTGTGCCATGGAGGGCCTGGAGTGCCATGTTTTTATCGGTGGCAGGCCTGTGAGCTCGGACAAATCCCAACTGAAGAAGTGCCATATAGCTGTGGGCTCACCTG GTCGCATCAAGCAGCTTATCGAGCTGGGCATGTTGTCCACCACCAGCATCAGACTGTTTGTTCTGGATGAGGCAGACAAGCTGCTGGAGGAGGGCAGCTTCCAGGAACAGATAAA CTGGatcttctcctctctgcctgcaaacaaacagatgCTTGCACTTTCTGCCACCTACCCAGAATCCCTTGCTCATCACCTTACTCGCTACATGAGAGAGCCCACCTTTGTTAGACTCAATCCTAGTGACATGGGCCTGAAAG GTCTAAAGCAGTATTACAAGCTGGTGCAGAGCCATCCGTTACCTCACAAGGTTTTCGAAGAGAAGGTGCAACACTTACTGGAGCTGTTCAGCAAAATCCCATTCAACCAGGCTCTAGTGTTCTCCAACTTACACACCAg GGCTCAGCACCTGGCAGACATCCTGTCCTCTAAAGGCTTACCTGCTGTTTGTATCTCAG GTGGTTTGAGTCAGGACCAGAGACTGGAGGCGATGTCGAAACTGAAGCAGTACCAATGCAGGGTGCTCATCTCCACAGATCTG ACATCCAGAGGTATAGATGCAGAGAAAGTCAACTTGGTCATAAACCTGGATGTGCCACAGGACTGGGAAACGTACATGCACCGGATTGGACGGGCTGGACGCTTCG GTACTCAGGGGCTCGCTGTGACCTACTGTTGTCATGGTGAGGAGGAGAACAAGATGATGGCTATTGCTCAAAAGTGTGACCTGAACCTGTCCCCATTGCCAA CCAGCATTGAGCCTGGGTTGATGGATGAGCCATGTGACTGGGATGTCTGCACCAAAGCTTCAACTCCGGGCCCTTTATCCCAGGTGTTCTccaagagagagaagaagaaacgtgtAAAGAGTGAACTCCCTGTGTCTGACTCTATTGGGGATGAAACCTTTGAGCCACCGAGGACTTATCCAGCATCAAGGCGAGAAGCACATGGTGAAAAGAATCCTAAAGTATCCTCTGTGATGGATGCGCTCCCAGAGGGTCCAACACCTCAGGCTGTGCCCACTCGAAAAGAGCTGCAGGACGCTCTGCCCAAGATCCCTCCACTCAGCTCCTTCAAGAGTTGCAGGTCAAGGTTTATGACCTTCGAGGAAGCTGAGCAGGACTTTCACAGTTTCATCACCACAGGCTTGGGGAGATCAGTAGAGGTCATCAGGGAGTTCAGAGGTCGAGAGGACGGCGACTCCATTGATCAGAAAGGGCACAGAGAGACTGTGACACTTGGTGATGATGGAGCTCAGagtttaacacaaaataaaaaacgcTGGAAATCTAACTTGCCACATCCAAGGTCCCTTTCTGGTTCTTCCGTTTCTTCTGGTTCAGACATGGAGGAGAGCCGGCAGGATGATCAGGCTGTGGAAAGTTCAAATCAGATGCCACCAGGTGACCATCAAGCAATCACTGAGCCCGAGACTGAAGCTGGGCATATGTTCAGTGTGCCCAAACCAAAAGCGAGTAGCACTAGATCCAAGGTTTTCACTTCTTCTGCACCCAAAATACACCAGACAAGCTGCGGCTCAAGTGGGAGAAGTTTGTCTCAAGCTGAGAGCTATGAATCGGTGCCAAGCTTCAGACAGAGTGGGGAGCCCAATCGGACAGCTTCAGCGCAGACTagcagaaatgaaagaagaagaaaaacagtagaGACGAAGGTATCGGGCAAAAAGCTCTCAGAAAGGATGAAGACAGAGCACAGTAGAGGcaaggatgaagaggaagatgatgatgaaaaggaGGAGTGGAGTGCTGAAACCTACTGGAGAGACTGCTACAGAGCATGGAACGATTACTACGCCTCCATGTGTCCTTTTCAAGAGCAAGGTCACCAAAGCTACTACAGCGTAGCTCACAACTGGATGGCAGCTTATCGTATGAACGCGGTCTACATGGAGGAGCTCATGAAATACTGA
- the LOC113167769 gene encoding parapinopsin-like encodes MKTASLYGNSSSPDGSGSTEFLSRTGYTVLAVIMGVFSVVGIVLNVLVIVVTVRHRQLRQPLSYALVNLAICDLGCAMFGGLPTTITSAMGYFSLGRVGCVLEAFAVAFFGIASLCTIGIISVERYIVVCYPMGAVLFKTRHAVAGVVLSWLWSFVWNTPPLFGWGSYELEGVHVSCAPNWYSRDVGNMSYIVIYFFLCFAMPFSIIMVSYVRLLWTLRQVTKLQVSDTGSINRVEVQVSRMVVVMVLAFLVTWLPYASMALAVIIDSSLYIDPVIATIPVYLAKSSTVYNPIIYVFMNRQFRGYAVPTILCGWNPWDSDPQTSEGETTVASFSKSQKVSPEES; translated from the exons ATGAAGACTGCTTCTCTTTATGGAAACTCATCGTCACCTGACGGCTCAGGCAGCACCGAGTTCCTCTCTCGAACGGGCTACACAGTTCTGGCTGTGATCATGGGTGTTTTTTCTGTAGTGGGGATCGTCCTCAATGTCCTGGTGATCGTGGTGAcagtgagacacagacagctgcGGCAGCCGCTGAGCTACGCCCTGGTTAACCTGGCCATATGTGACCTGGGCTGTGCTATGTTTGGAGGGCTTCCCACCACAATAACCAGTGCCATGGGATACTTCAGCCTGGGACGAGTGGGCTGCGTGCTCGAGGCCTTTGCTGTAGCTTTTTTTG GTATAGCGAGTCTATGTACAATAGGAATCATTTCTGTTGAACGATACATCGTGGTGTGCTATCCCATGGGCGCTGTCCTGTTCAAGACCAG ACATGCCGTGGCTGGAGTGGTGCTGTCCTGGCTGTGGTCATTTGTGTGGAACACTCCACCTCTGTTTGGCTGGGGAAGTTACGAGTTGGAGGGTGTCCACGTTTCCTGCGCACCTAACTGGTACAGCCGGGATGTTGGGAACATGTCCTACATCGTCATATACTTCTTCCTATGCTTCGCCATGCCCTTCTCCATCATCATGGTGTCCTACGTCCGACTCTTGTGGACCCTTCGTCAG GTGACCAAGCTACAGGTATCAGACACTGGCAGCATAAACCGTGTGGAGGTGCAAGTGTCACgcatggtggtggtgatggtgctGGCCTTCCTAGTCACGTGGCTGCCATATGCCTCCATGGCCCTTGCTGTCATTATCGACTCCAGTCTTTATATCGACCCCGTCATTGCAACCATACCTGTGTACTTGGCCAAAAGCAGCACAGTCTACAACCCCATCATATATGTTTTCATGAACAGACAG TTTCGAGGATATGCTGTCCCCACGATCCTGTGTGGATGGAATCCGTGGGACTCAGACCCACAAACATCTGAAGGTGAGACCACAGTTGCTTCTTTCAGCAAGAGTCAGAAAGTTTCCCCTGAagaatcttaa